From the genome of Stigmatella aurantiaca, one region includes:
- a CDS encoding efflux RND transporter permease subunit, which yields MNFTDLFIRRPVVALVVNLLIIIAGLQAIQSLNVRQYPRSENADIVVTTAYIGASAELVRGFITTPLERVIASADGIDYVESQSAQGVSTIRARLKLNYDSNRALSEISSKVDQVRGDLPPESQVPVLSIESADSQAAMAYLNFSSDFLKQNEITDYLVRVVQPRLSAIEGVQRADILGARTFAMRVWLKPDRMAALNISPAQVRQALASNNYLAAVGQTKGSLVQVNLTANTDLRSVEEFRQLIVRRDGGAVVRLSDIADVVLGAEDYDNDVRAGGKEAVFIGLWVLPHANSLDVLKLVHAEMNALQKEMPEQIQGGITFDGTEYIQDAIDEVVSTLVETLIIVVVVIFLFLGSVRSILVPVVAIPVSLIGTVFLMQLFGFTVNLLTLLAVVLSVGLVVDDAIVVVENVERHLREGLRPVEAALRGARELAGPIIAMTLTLAAVYAPIAFQGGLTGSLFREFALTLAGAVTLSGVVALTLSPMMSAALLRAGHEDQGLPGFINRTFERLRAAYARSLDRALRARSVVYTAWAVLSVLALLMFSQSPQELAPTEDQGIVFGIVNTPSNSTLDQLLPSVQEVHRTVMEMPEAASTFQITSPGFGFWGLELKPWSQRQRSAAEVLAETQARVSAIPGIQTFPILPSALPGGGNFPVEFVIASTAEAEELLGFAQQLQEKAAQSGLFAFPPLIDVKIDQPQSQVEIDREKVAQLGLNLTTVGQDLSAAVGGNFVNRFNIAGRSYKVIPQVLRVSRLNPEQLKDIHVTGPNGQLVALSSIASIRDTVAPRSLNRFQQLNAVKLSGVAIRPLDEALTYLETEASRILPKGYSIDYTGESRQLRVEGNKFLPAFLLAVVLIFLVLAAQFNSFRDPLIILAGSVPLALFGSLLTTFLKMPNPNMTFFTDGFTTTLNIYSQVGLVTLMGLIAKNGILIVDFANRLQEEGHTKLEAVREAASERLRPILMTTVATVAGHFPLVLVEGPGAAARNSIGLVLVTGMAIGTIFTLFFVPAIYLLIARTRTVPAGSEAPLLVSTPAPQQGH from the coding sequence ATGAACTTCACCGATCTCTTCATCCGGCGTCCCGTGGTGGCGCTGGTGGTCAACCTGCTCATCATCATCGCGGGTCTCCAGGCCATTCAGTCGCTCAACGTGCGGCAGTACCCGCGCAGCGAGAACGCCGACATCGTCGTGACGACGGCCTATATCGGCGCCAGCGCGGAGCTGGTCCGGGGCTTCATCACCACGCCCCTGGAGCGCGTCATCGCCTCCGCGGACGGCATCGACTACGTCGAGTCCCAGAGCGCGCAGGGGGTGTCCACCATCCGCGCCCGGCTCAAGCTCAACTACGACTCCAACCGCGCGCTCAGCGAGATCAGCTCCAAGGTCGACCAGGTGCGCGGCGACCTGCCCCCCGAATCCCAGGTCCCCGTGCTCAGCATCGAGTCCGCGGACAGCCAGGCCGCCATGGCCTACCTCAACTTCTCCTCCGATTTCCTGAAGCAGAACGAAATCACCGACTACCTCGTGCGGGTGGTGCAGCCGCGGCTGTCCGCCATCGAGGGTGTGCAGCGCGCGGACATCCTCGGGGCGCGCACGTTCGCGATGCGCGTGTGGCTGAAGCCGGACCGGATGGCCGCGCTCAACATCAGCCCGGCGCAGGTCCGGCAGGCGCTCGCGAGCAACAACTATCTGGCCGCGGTCGGGCAGACGAAGGGCTCGCTCGTCCAGGTGAACCTCACGGCGAACACGGACCTGCGCTCGGTAGAGGAGTTCCGGCAGCTCATCGTGCGCCGGGACGGCGGCGCGGTGGTGCGGCTCTCGGACATCGCGGACGTGGTGCTCGGGGCCGAGGATTATGACAACGACGTCCGGGCGGGCGGGAAGGAGGCCGTGTTCATCGGCCTGTGGGTGCTGCCCCACGCCAACTCCCTGGACGTCCTGAAGCTCGTGCACGCGGAGATGAACGCGCTGCAGAAGGAAATGCCGGAGCAGATCCAGGGGGGCATCACCTTCGATGGAACGGAGTACATCCAGGACGCCATCGATGAGGTGGTGAGCACGCTGGTGGAGACGCTGATCATCGTCGTGGTGGTCATCTTCCTGTTCCTCGGCTCCGTGCGCTCGATTCTGGTGCCGGTGGTGGCCATCCCGGTGTCGCTCATCGGCACGGTGTTCCTGATGCAGCTCTTCGGGTTCACCGTGAACCTGCTCACCCTGCTGGCGGTGGTGCTCTCGGTGGGATTGGTGGTGGATGACGCCATCGTCGTGGTGGAGAACGTGGAGCGCCACCTGCGCGAGGGGCTGCGGCCCGTCGAGGCCGCCCTCCGGGGAGCGCGGGAGCTGGCCGGGCCCATCATCGCGATGACCCTCACGCTCGCCGCGGTCTATGCGCCCATCGCCTTCCAGGGCGGGCTCACCGGCTCGCTGTTCCGCGAGTTCGCGCTCACGCTGGCCGGGGCGGTGACCCTGTCGGGGGTGGTGGCGCTGACGCTCTCGCCGATGATGTCCGCGGCCCTGCTGCGCGCGGGGCACGAGGACCAGGGCCTGCCGGGGTTCATCAACCGGACGTTCGAGCGCCTGCGGGCCGCGTACGCGCGTTCGTTGGACCGCGCGCTGCGCGCCCGGAGCGTGGTCTACACCGCGTGGGCGGTGCTGAGCGTGCTCGCGCTCCTCATGTTCTCGCAGTCGCCGCAGGAGCTTGCGCCCACGGAGGACCAGGGCATCGTCTTCGGCATCGTCAACACGCCGTCCAACTCCACGTTGGATCAGCTCCTCCCGTCCGTTCAGGAGGTGCACCGGACGGTGATGGAGATGCCGGAGGCGGCCTCTACCTTCCAGATCACCAGCCCGGGCTTTGGGTTTTGGGGCCTGGAGCTGAAGCCGTGGTCGCAGCGGCAGCGCTCCGCGGCGGAGGTGCTGGCCGAGACGCAGGCGCGGGTCAGCGCCATCCCGGGCATTCAGACCTTCCCCATCCTGCCCTCGGCGCTGCCAGGCGGCGGCAACTTCCCGGTGGAGTTCGTCATCGCCTCCACGGCGGAGGCGGAGGAACTGCTGGGGTTCGCGCAGCAGCTCCAGGAGAAGGCGGCCCAGAGCGGGCTGTTCGCCTTCCCGCCGCTCATCGACGTGAAGATCGACCAGCCCCAGTCTCAGGTCGAGATCGACCGCGAGAAGGTGGCGCAGCTGGGGCTGAACCTCACCACGGTGGGGCAGGACCTGAGCGCGGCGGTGGGCGGCAACTTCGTCAACCGGTTCAACATCGCCGGGCGCAGCTACAAGGTCATTCCCCAGGTGCTCCGGGTGTCCCGGCTCAACCCCGAGCAGTTGAAGGACATTCATGTGACGGGCCCCAACGGCCAGCTCGTGGCGCTCTCCTCCATCGCCTCCATCCGGGACACGGTGGCGCCCCGGTCGCTCAACCGCTTCCAGCAGCTCAACGCGGTGAAGCTGAGCGGCGTGGCCATCCGGCCGTTGGATGAGGCGCTCACCTACCTGGAGACGGAGGCGTCCCGGATTCTGCCCAAGGGCTACAGCATCGATTACACGGGCGAGTCGCGGCAGCTGCGCGTGGAGGGCAACAAATTCCTCCCGGCGTTCCTGCTCGCGGTGGTGCTCATCTTCCTGGTGCTCGCGGCCCAGTTCAACAGCTTCCGGGATCCGCTCATCATCCTCGCGGGGTCCGTGCCGTTGGCGCTCTTCGGGTCGCTGCTGACCACGTTCCTGAAGATGCCGAACCCGAACATGACGTTCTTCACCGATGGGTTCACCACCACGCTCAACATCTACTCGCAGGTGGGGCTGGTGACCCTGATGGGGCTCATCGCGAAGAACGGGATTCTCATCGTCGACTTCGCCAACCGGCTCCAGGAGGAGGGCCACACGAAGCTTGAGGCCGTGAGGGAGGCTGCCTCCGAGCGCCTCCGTCCGATTCTGATGACGACCGTGGCGACGGTCGCGGGCCACTTCCCGCTCGTCCTGGTGGAGGGGCCGGGCGCGGCGGCGCGCAACAGCATCGGGCTCGTGCTGGTGACCGGCATGGCCATTGGGACGATCTTCACGCTCTTCTTCGTCCCGGCGATTTACCTCCTCATCGCCCGGACGCGTACGGTGCCCGCCGGCAGCGAGGCGCCGCTGCTCGTCTCAACGCCCGCGCCTCAACAGGGACACTGA
- a CDS encoding cupin domain-containing protein — MNSLPSLAVLVSCGVLGCAHTPSVPVRHVVSSADAPAFLLPGGKGTARLLVNAETGASAASLGILELQAGAGVPEHVHEHSVEMLYVEEGHVEMSIEGRALSVQPGDAVYIPAGVRHLARVPEGAPRFRAVQIYVGPGPEQRFRQGEPVKAAVSPE; from the coding sequence ATGAACAGTCTCCCGTCGTTGGCCGTGCTGGTGTCGTGTGGTGTCCTGGGGTGTGCCCACACCCCCTCGGTGCCCGTCCGCCATGTGGTGAGCAGCGCGGACGCGCCGGCCTTCCTCCTGCCGGGAGGCAAGGGCACCGCGCGCCTGCTGGTCAACGCGGAGACCGGGGCGAGCGCGGCATCGTTGGGCATCCTGGAGCTCCAGGCAGGCGCCGGGGTGCCCGAGCACGTCCATGAGCACAGCGTGGAGATGCTCTACGTCGAGGAAGGCCACGTGGAGATGTCCATCGAAGGCCGCGCGCTGTCCGTGCAGCCAGGGGATGCGGTCTATATCCCCGCAGGCGTCCGCCACCTCGCGCGCGTGCCCGAGGGCGCCCCCCGCTTCCGGGCCGTGCAGATCTACGTGGGCCCGGGCCCCGAGCAGCGCTTCCGCCAGGGCGAACCCGTGAAGGCCGCTGTCTCGCCCGAGTGA
- a CDS encoding DUF2000 domain-containing protein: MPEPFTTKIALIVREDLAGWQKLNVAAFLASGVTASAPEALGESYEDAAGRRYSRMLGQPMLIFSASRAQLQDAHRVALERELAATVYVGAMFSTGHDEANREVFRKENPEDLDLVGLAVRGDRKQVDKAVKGLSLHK, translated from the coding sequence ATGCCCGAGCCGTTCACCACCAAGATTGCCCTCATCGTGCGCGAGGACCTCGCCGGATGGCAGAAGTTGAATGTCGCCGCCTTCCTGGCCTCCGGCGTCACCGCCTCGGCGCCCGAGGCCCTGGGCGAGTCCTATGAAGATGCCGCAGGGCGGCGCTACAGCCGGATGCTCGGCCAGCCGATGCTCATCTTCAGCGCCTCCCGCGCGCAACTCCAGGACGCGCACCGCGTGGCGCTTGAACGGGAGCTGGCCGCCACGGTCTATGTCGGCGCCATGTTCTCCACGGGCCATGACGAGGCCAACCGCGAGGTCTTCCGGAAGGAGAACCCGGAGGACCTCGACCTGGTGGGCCTCGCCGTCCGTGGCGACCGCAAGCAGGTCGACAAGGCCGTGAAGGGGCTGAGCCTTCACAAGTAA
- a CDS encoding AraC family transcriptional regulator — protein MSGPRSPSLERARASRPSRNWVDVTRDGATGIETIRAHFTGHAYDPHFHDAYLVGVTEQGLQEFSCRRALHRSTPGRAILIEPGETHDGNAPEAAGFTYLMLYLPPSWLAETCSRAADGRFPDRQAGFSTTLKDEPHLAATIRQAFWRLHAPESRLARDEALDALAASLNPHLGASVVLRTGEAATRAARRARDLLWERMEQDLGLDELSRLCGADRFQLSRAFRSAYGLPPHAYLVQLRLSAARQRLAAGEAPADVAASVGFADQSHLGRWFRRAFGLTPAAYRALCTNVPDGQGLPR, from the coding sequence ATGTCCGGACCGCGATCACCCTCCCTGGAGCGTGCCCGTGCTTCCCGGCCCAGCCGCAACTGGGTCGATGTCACGCGGGATGGGGCCACGGGCATCGAGACCATCCGGGCCCACTTCACGGGCCACGCCTATGATCCGCACTTCCACGACGCGTACCTCGTGGGCGTGACGGAGCAGGGGCTCCAGGAGTTCTCGTGCCGCCGCGCGCTCCACCGCAGCACGCCTGGACGCGCCATCCTCATCGAGCCCGGCGAGACCCATGACGGAAACGCCCCGGAGGCGGCGGGCTTCACCTATCTGATGCTCTACCTGCCGCCGTCCTGGCTGGCCGAGACGTGCAGCCGGGCAGCCGACGGCCGCTTTCCGGACCGCCAGGCGGGCTTCAGCACCACCCTCAAGGACGAGCCCCACCTGGCGGCCACCATCCGCCAGGCGTTCTGGAGGCTTCACGCCCCCGAGTCCCGGCTCGCGCGAGACGAGGCGCTCGATGCGCTGGCCGCCTCGCTCAACCCACACCTCGGAGCCTCGGTGGTGCTGCGCACGGGGGAGGCGGCCACCCGCGCCGCCCGCCGGGCCCGCGACCTGCTGTGGGAGCGGATGGAGCAGGACCTCGGGCTCGACGAGTTGTCCCGGCTGTGTGGGGCGGACCGGTTCCAGCTCTCCCGGGCGTTTCGCTCGGCCTACGGGCTGCCGCCACATGCCTACCTCGTCCAGCTTCGCCTCTCCGCCGCGCGCCAGCGGCTCGCGGCCGGGGAGGCCCCCGCGGACGTCGCGGCCTCCGTGGGGTTCGCCGACCAGAGCCACCTGGGCCGCTGGTTCCGCCGGGCGTTCGGCCTCACCCCGGCGGCCTACCGCGCCCTGTGCACAAACGTTCCAGACGGGCAGGGGCTCCCGCGCTGA
- a CDS encoding vanadium-dependent haloperoxidase, which yields MHSTPLPRLLVFLAALGLLIPSAHAEPMLPAHGNAPSDAYRWVDIALEATAREVERRGARPTVISRSHAIVVTAMFDAWAAYDARAVGTRLGGTLRRPPVERTLANKRKAIAYAAYRALEELFPEDSAWLADQMRHMGYDPDDTSTQPSTPQGVGNTVAEALLSWRRHDGANQLGDAPGSSGPYSDYTGYTPVNPPNVIIDPDRWQPISFEDGNGGTVTPGFLTPHWYLVKPFALASSDQFRPPPPPKVGSRALAREVREIIRFNANLTPEQKALVEFMRDGPRSTAQSGHWLRFAQDVSRRDGYGLDRDVKLFFTVGNAALDAFIAAWESKRFYDSSRPWTLVRYYREGGELMGWVGPGQGVDRIPAEEWRPYSPSTFITPPFPGYVSGHSTVSAACARVLELFTGSDTFGKVEHLTAGALTEPGFACNIIQQRRGRPSNDTPEDCEVTLELPTFSETAELAGISRVMGGYHIQSDNIAGLELGRDVADFLWPRARAYWAPEAP from the coding sequence TTGCATTCGACTCCGCTCCCACGGCTTCTCGTCTTTCTCGCCGCGCTTGGGTTGTTGATTCCCTCCGCCCACGCGGAGCCCATGTTGCCGGCCCACGGCAATGCCCCCTCTGACGCATACCGGTGGGTGGACATCGCGCTCGAAGCCACGGCCCGGGAGGTGGAGCGGCGGGGCGCGCGGCCCACGGTCATCTCCCGCTCCCACGCCATCGTGGTGACCGCCATGTTCGACGCCTGGGCGGCGTATGACGCGCGCGCCGTGGGCACCCGGCTGGGGGGCACCCTGCGCCGGCCCCCCGTGGAACGGACCCTGGCCAACAAGCGCAAGGCCATCGCCTATGCCGCCTACCGGGCCCTGGAGGAGCTCTTCCCGGAGGACTCCGCCTGGCTCGCGGACCAGATGCGGCACATGGGGTACGACCCGGACGACACCTCGACCCAGCCCTCGACCCCCCAGGGGGTGGGAAACACCGTGGCGGAGGCGCTCCTGTCCTGGCGGCGGCACGATGGCGCCAACCAGCTGGGGGATGCGCCCGGCTCCAGCGGCCCGTACTCCGACTACACCGGGTATACCCCCGTCAATCCGCCCAACGTCATCATCGACCCGGACCGGTGGCAGCCCATCTCCTTCGAGGATGGCAACGGCGGCACCGTCACCCCCGGCTTCCTGACCCCCCACTGGTACCTGGTGAAGCCGTTCGCGCTCGCGTCCAGTGACCAGTTCCGCCCCCCGCCTCCGCCGAAGGTGGGCTCGCGCGCGCTCGCCCGGGAGGTGCGGGAGATCATCCGGTTCAACGCGAACCTCACCCCGGAGCAGAAGGCCCTCGTCGAGTTCATGCGCGACGGCCCCCGGTCCACGGCCCAGTCGGGCCACTGGCTGCGGTTCGCGCAGGACGTGTCCCGCCGCGATGGGTACGGCCTGGACCGGGACGTGAAGCTCTTCTTCACCGTGGGCAATGCGGCCCTGGATGCCTTCATCGCCGCGTGGGAGTCCAAGCGCTTCTACGACTCCTCCCGCCCGTGGACGCTCGTCCGCTATTACCGCGAGGGCGGCGAGCTGATGGGCTGGGTGGGGCCGGGCCAGGGCGTGGACCGGATTCCCGCCGAGGAGTGGCGTCCGTATTCGCCCTCCACCTTCATCACGCCGCCGTTCCCGGGCTACGTCTCGGGCCACAGCACGGTGAGCGCCGCGTGCGCCCGGGTGCTGGAGCTGTTCACGGGCAGCGACACCTTCGGCAAGGTGGAGCACCTCACCGCCGGTGCCCTCACGGAGCCGGGTTTTGCCTGCAACATCATCCAGCAGCGCCGGGGCCGGCCCTCCAACGACACGCCCGAGGACTGCGAGGTGACCCTGGAGCTGCCGACCTTCAGCGAGACGGCGGAGCTGGCGGGCATCTCGCGGGTGATGGGCGGCTACCACATCCAGTCGGACAACATCGCGGGCCTGGAGCTCGGACGCGACGTGGCGGACTTCCTCTGGCCCCGGGCGCGGGCGTACTGGGCCCCCGAGGCGCCCTGA
- a CDS encoding NADP-dependent glyceraldehyde-3-phosphate dehydrogenase produces MQSLLDNLFSSVDAVPASARIPDFTEQREYLIGGKLLTWQGELNPVRSPVCVQTVRGLEQKVIGSTPLLTSKESLAALDAAVQAYDLGRGLWPTMRLAERIEHVERFITRMQEQRQPVVNLLMWEIGKTQKDAEKEFDRTRDYLVETLSALKELDRNSARFVQEQGIMGQVRRVPLGVALCMGPYNYPLNETFSTLFPALLMGNTVVFKPAKFGVLLIRPLLEAFRDSFPPGVINIIYGRGRETVGALMESGKVDVFAFIGTNQGASELKRMHPKPHRLKAVLGLDAKNPAIILPDADLENAVNECVLGSLSFNGQRCTALKVLLVHKKILGPFLEKFIAAVGKLKPGLPWEPGVSLTPLPEPGKPAYLKGLVDDAVRHGAQVLNPNGGEARGSFFYPAIVSPVNEQMRLYYEEQFGPVIPIVPFEEDAEAIRYVVNSPYGQQLSLFGKDAKRMGALIDAFANQAGRINLNTQCQRGPDTFPFSGRKDSAEGTLSVADALRVFSIRTLVATKTTAENKALVQHILTERDSAFLTTDYIF; encoded by the coding sequence ATGCAGAGCCTCCTCGACAACCTCTTCTCCTCGGTGGATGCGGTCCCTGCGTCCGCCCGTATTCCGGACTTCACCGAGCAGCGCGAGTACCTCATCGGCGGCAAGCTGCTCACCTGGCAGGGCGAGCTCAATCCCGTGCGCAGCCCCGTGTGTGTGCAGACGGTGCGGGGGCTCGAGCAGAAGGTCATCGGCAGCACGCCGCTGCTCACCTCGAAGGAGTCGCTGGCCGCGCTGGATGCGGCGGTGCAGGCGTATGACCTGGGCCGCGGCCTCTGGCCCACCATGCGGCTGGCCGAGCGCATCGAGCACGTGGAGCGCTTCATCACGCGGATGCAGGAGCAGCGTCAGCCCGTCGTGAACCTGCTCATGTGGGAGATCGGCAAGACGCAGAAGGACGCCGAGAAGGAGTTCGACCGCACGCGGGACTACCTCGTCGAGACGCTGTCGGCCCTCAAGGAGCTGGACCGCAACTCGGCCCGGTTCGTTCAGGAGCAGGGCATCATGGGGCAGGTGCGCCGCGTGCCGCTGGGCGTGGCCCTGTGCATGGGGCCCTACAACTACCCGCTCAACGAGACGTTCTCCACGCTGTTCCCCGCGCTGCTCATGGGCAACACCGTGGTCTTCAAGCCCGCCAAGTTCGGCGTGCTGCTCATCCGCCCGCTGCTGGAGGCGTTCCGGGATAGCTTCCCGCCGGGCGTCATCAACATCATCTACGGCCGGGGCCGGGAGACGGTGGGCGCGCTCATGGAGAGCGGCAAGGTGGACGTGTTCGCCTTCATCGGCACCAACCAGGGCGCCAGCGAGCTGAAGCGGATGCACCCCAAGCCGCACCGGCTGAAGGCGGTGCTCGGCCTGGATGCGAAGAATCCGGCCATCATCCTTCCGGACGCGGACCTGGAGAACGCGGTGAACGAGTGCGTCCTGGGCTCGCTGTCCTTCAATGGCCAGCGGTGCACGGCACTCAAGGTCCTGCTGGTCCACAAGAAGATCCTCGGGCCCTTCCTGGAGAAGTTCATCGCCGCGGTGGGCAAGCTCAAGCCGGGCCTGCCCTGGGAGCCCGGCGTGTCGCTCACGCCGCTGCCGGAGCCGGGCAAGCCCGCCTACCTCAAGGGGCTCGTGGACGATGCGGTCCGGCACGGGGCCCAGGTGCTCAACCCGAACGGCGGGGAGGCCCGCGGCTCCTTCTTCTATCCGGCCATCGTGTCGCCGGTGAACGAGCAGATGCGGCTGTACTACGAGGAGCAGTTCGGCCCGGTCATCCCCATTGTCCCCTTCGAGGAGGACGCGGAGGCCATCCGCTACGTGGTGAACTCGCCCTATGGGCAGCAGTTGAGCCTCTTCGGCAAGGACGCCAAGCGCATGGGCGCCCTGATCGATGCCTTCGCCAACCAGGCGGGCCGCATCAACCTCAACACCCAGTGCCAGCGCGGGCCGGACACCTTCCCCTTCAGTGGCCGCAAGGACTCGGCCGAGGGCACCCTGTCGGTGGCGGACGCGCTGCGCGTGTTCTCCATCCGCACGCTGGTGGCCACCAAGACGACGGCGGAGAACAAGGCCCTGGTCCAGCACATCCTCACCGAGCGGGACTCGGCCTTCCTCACGACGGACTACATCTTCTGA
- a CDS encoding DMT family transporter — MLRPRLYLLGAAALWSTAGAAIKLSHLDAFQLSSGRSLIAAGVLFLIFPESRRRPNLRMLAVAAAYAATVVLFIFANKLTTSANAIFLQDTAPLYVLLLSPLLLRERPSRGELAAVPIFLLGLSLFFLDQLSPGQFQGNLVALGSGVAFALTILGMRAASTEGSAILFWGNLIAGFGLLTPALSGPSPTLMDAGLLAFLGIFQLGLGYAFFQRGLRDVPAVEASLLVLLEPVLNPVWAFVFAGEQPGPWALVGGSIILLATAWRTVVGVRGTGAAPAKVSAQEKA, encoded by the coding sequence ATGCTCCGTCCCCGACTCTACCTGCTAGGTGCCGCCGCGCTCTGGTCCACGGCGGGCGCCGCCATCAAGCTGTCCCACCTCGACGCCTTTCAGCTCTCCTCCGGGCGATCCTTGATTGCCGCCGGGGTGCTCTTCCTCATCTTCCCCGAGAGCCGCCGGCGGCCGAACCTCCGGATGCTCGCCGTGGCGGCGGCGTACGCGGCCACGGTGGTGCTGTTCATCTTCGCCAACAAGCTCACCACCTCCGCCAACGCCATCTTCCTGCAGGACACCGCCCCCCTCTACGTCCTCCTGCTCTCGCCGCTGCTGCTCCGGGAGCGGCCCTCGCGGGGCGAGCTGGCCGCGGTGCCCATCTTCCTGCTCGGCTTGAGCCTGTTCTTCCTGGACCAGCTCTCCCCGGGCCAGTTCCAGGGCAACCTCGTCGCGCTGGGCTCGGGCGTGGCCTTCGCGCTCACGATTCTCGGCATGCGCGCGGCGAGCACCGAGGGTTCCGCCATCCTGTTCTGGGGCAACCTGATCGCCGGCTTCGGCCTGCTGACGCCTGCCCTGTCCGGCCCTTCGCCCACCCTCATGGACGCCGGGCTGCTGGCCTTCCTCGGCATCTTCCAGCTCGGCCTGGGCTATGCCTTCTTTCAACGGGGACTGCGCGACGTGCCGGCGGTGGAGGCCTCGCTGCTGGTCCTCCTGGAGCCCGTGCTCAACCCCGTCTGGGCCTTTGTCTTCGCCGGCGAACAGCCCGGCCCCTGGGCCCTCGTCGGAGGCTCCATCATCCTGCTGGCCACCGCGTGGCGCACCGTGGTGGGGGTGCGCGGCACCGGGGCGGCACCGGCCAAGGTCTCCGCGCAGGAGAAGGCTTAA